Below is a window of Penaeus monodon isolate SGIC_2016 unplaced genomic scaffold, NSTDA_Pmon_1 PmonScaffold_19687, whole genome shotgun sequence DNA.
caataaatgaatAGTTTTATCAGTCATTGCTAAAGATTCATGCATTTACATAGTCTAATccataaaacaacaaacagactTCAACAATCGAAAGTTGTACTGAATACATACAGAATttgttatgaaaagaaaaatagtttcCTTTCTAAAATTTATTGATCTGACATGtacatttttatgataaattcaatggcagacacatatatacaacgaGATTATCAAGCACCCGCCTTGTTgaaagatgatataaatattctTCTTCTATAGCGTCTTTACTAGGCCTTCTTGGGGAAGCTCATATCATATATGAATCCCAGAGTCATGCTAAGACCCACGGCATTGAGTACACAGGTGCTTACAAACAGAAGGTTGTCGAAAACACCTCCCTTCAGGTGGATGGGCATACCATTGTCAACCTGCAGGAAAGAAGGCATTACTTCATAAtacagactgatatatatatatatcaaatggtgTGTTAAAGAGAACACAAAATTGATATCAACTAATAGAATATAGTTATAAAACACTAATAAGAAaacaaactataataatagtgCTTACATTAATCATACTAGCTACAATCTCTCTATCTTTGCctcctatatatattaactttaaaaACTGGCACAATGATAAATTAAACTTTCCAGTAactacaacaaataaatataatgtgtatactcTCACAATATATATTCCTACTGTCAGTAACACCAAATAATCTTCATTAAATCTAACTACTGTTGAAGAATTGGCAGACAAAGCACTTCATCCTTTTATTAACCTGGAATTTGTTCATGGTACCACGGATCTGGCCATAGCCAGGGTGAACATCTGTGGCAGCTCGGCGAGCTGAGCTGGAGGTGAAGGTGCGGACAGCAGCCTGGAAGAAGGGCAAGTTTGTTAGAGAgcttacacaattttttttttcctccgttatccctcctcctcttctcttcacattTTCTTCATACATCTCTTATCTAGGCTACTATACAAGAAATGCATAACTGACATCAGGAAGGCCAATCTAAATCAAGTCTCATGATCATTCTTATTTGTCTGTCAAACTGAACTGTTTTCCATTTTATTgaattttctcatatttttctttgtatataaagATGGATAGTAAAAAGTATTCCTCATCTAACAAATCTTGGACCTACAaactatagatgtatatatattttttaaacaatgttTCTTTCATATACTAATCATTTACACAGTACCTGCAACACATGAACCCCATAaagcctacacacatatatattagtctcACCCAAAAACTTAGAATAGCCATATCATTAGGGGGAAGTTAAAGCACTGGCATATTCACCTTCTGCAGGAGATCGTAATGTGACCACTATTACttgtaaattatatatcaaaatttccaATCAACAGCATGGGTGCTGGTTATGCATCAAACTTCTTTGTGcacttatttaaattttcaacaaTTTTCTTCAATCCACATGGTCACATattccctcctcatctccattctacccccctcccccccttctagaACTTAAAAACTAAATCAAAGCATTACAGGGTTGCATCCTATAAACACTCACAAAAGCTTAAGCCGACTATGGCAAGAAATGGATCAGGGATCTCCTAACTGCATATGTAACTGTTCTCACCTCGTATACATTTGTTTACATCAAGTGCTGTAAGCTAATGAATCCACAAATAAAGCACCAATATTTTGCTAaggattttataaaaagaaaatccatgattacattttttttttttttctctcgtggcTTAAAGCACTCCCAGATGTCATCCACCACAAAAATCTGGTAAAACCCATAATCAAAACCACATTTACAGGTACAAGCTCCTTTTAATCTCTTCACTGCATCCAGCCATATAACATCAAAGAATACAAGGAGGGGAAAATATGCTTTTACAtgttagggggggaaaaagctgCAGTGAATAGATTGAAAGATGAAGTGTTACAGGCATGTGGTAGAGAAATACTGACCTGTTACCTGTCTGTTCACATCCAACCCTGAACAACTAGTCAGGATTCTTGTATAACTGCTTAAATACCTACATTTTTTGCTGAAGGCATTCTTGTTTTGATGTGATTTACTATTATCctgttcaccaaaaaaaaatgtatgaccaTAAACACATttcttataaaaacattatacaaaTCCTGGCCACATTTCCAAACTTTCCTTCTAGAAAAATATTTaagatcataaaagaaaaaatcactgaAAATATAATACCATCAAATTACATCATAATTACTTTTTAGAAATCATAAAATtaactttttcataaaatttgtaaaaagtgTGTTCAATGTTACGCttgttaaaaataatcatatataaataaagctgaaaataaatcttcaattaatattataaatgacaTGTCACTATATATTAAATTCCCACACCCTTTCTTTCAAATACTAACCGGTATTGCTTAAACAGTGTTCACTGTGACAACTGTAGAAGAGGTAAGAATGAGAATTAATCGTTTCAGTGCAAAAGAGTTTTgactatatttacacatgtatttctgacaaataaaattgaaaatgtcaaacacatctcttgcacaataaagataatcattctcATCCTACCTTTTCTACagtcttagtatatatatatagatattgtatattgcTGGATActaatatttttcctcctttttttagtAAAAGACATGGAATAATTGTATATTTCCCCCAATATTTGACAGTAACCAAAGAAAAAGGCTGAATCAAAACATACCAGACATCTCAATTTGTATGCAATGTATCACTGACTTGTGATTGTGCTAACCAcacttaattttgaaaatatctttAGAGGCCATATTTTCCTATCTATGTGACCACTGTGAGGATTAGAATATATTTCATAGTCTTGAAGTTTAAGcagacattaataattattaaaattaccaGTACACAAACCCACGTTCCATCTCAGCCCAAACCATACATTACTACACATATGATGCCCATTTTGCCCAACTTTGCCAATGGCTGTAATATTCATGTTTTCCAAGAAATTTCAAAACTAATCTTAAATATTGCTTACAAAGTGACTGCATCCCTCAGAGCCTAAGTCCCTATTAGCCAAGAACCTTAGGGGCACTCTTGGGAATCCACAATCATTGCTGCATGAACCAAAAACCTTCTAACTGGGGTCTCCCTGACATTTGTTGCAACCCATTTCTGAAATtctgacatttttttcccctcacacatatttcatatatcagaTGTTTTAAAAGTAACTACACCCCTTTGAGGCAAAGTCCATACTGCTCAGACAACAACTTTGTGGACATATTGCCGTATGAACCAAAAGCTTTCCTGAACAAGGGCATTGCCACTGGATCCCTACACAATCACCCTATTTCCCTTatttgaaatagataaatacattgaaGGTACAGTAACATTTTAAAAGGGGTGATTGGTCTTGACTTTACGACCAACCGAAAACAGCTATGCAGGATTACCACCAAGAGGCAAAGGCAAAGTTAAGCACGACATTGTGTCTATGCAGCATTTGTGGTGacctttcatctttatttcttatatttttctttgcctGCATTGCTTATGTCATATTGGTGAAGTTTTATCCTTTCTGTAAGCAGTCTTTAGATTTTCCTAATCTCAGTGCAGTCATTGAGTAAATATACACCCAAGTGGGTTTATATACAGAACACTGCCAATAAATTCACTggaaaaataatttgattttaaatattgaCTAATATTAATAGTTGTAGCAATCTACAATAACAATTACTTTCATTAATTAAAGGCCAAAATTATTAAAAGGAACATTCTCTTCCCTTGGTTGCACATAGTAGGCTAATCTGTAACTGTCTATAGAGTGACCAAACCCCACTAGGCCCATATTACTCCAGACATTcatggaaatccacaaacacacCCTGTGCGAACCACCCagtaatgaccccccccccccacccaacctgaTCGCTGCACGACCTTGCCCCCGACCCGCAACCTGACTGCCATTGATTTAAGAGTGCGCCGTTTTGTTGTGGCCTATTTTCTTCATCTCTGACACCATTCTTTATCTCTGTATATTAGTTAAAGCATCAGAGAGTGTAGTTTTCCCTAGATTTTCCCATATATCTTGCATGGtaagggaaactggggaccctaccacgtactcactccaagagcatcacaacatgaaaactacaatcaagtatcatgctgtgaccacggcggctcagacatgaacctaccgttaaagaagatacaCAGAGTGAATGCCCAACATTTGACCAAAAATGCTGCGTATCAAATACTATGCTCTAATTAGCATCCATCACTTCTA
It encodes the following:
- the LOC119569898 gene encoding cytochrome c oxidase subunit 7A, mitochondrial-like, which codes for QTHFLINSTKDLNRSLYPRRPSWIREKQERRDDVARAAVRTFTSSSARRAATDVHPGYGQIRGTMNKFQVDNGMPIHLKGGVFDNLLFVSTCVLNAVGLSMTLGFIYDMSFPKKA